The following are encoded in a window of Bacillus sp. SORGH_AS_0510 genomic DNA:
- the ppc gene encoding phosphoenolpyruvate carboxylase, with translation MATELKVNDSSLPLRRDVKLLGKMLGEILVNHGGSELFEKVEKIRLMSKTLRTHFDQEIYTNLKDEIANLSSPMRKQIIRAFSMYFHLINAAEQNHRIRRRREYQLQDDNIVQPASIESAILSLKENDINEDVIQKVLHTLSLELVITAHPTEATKRSILEIQQRIADILKSLDHPLLTSRERKKLEESLFNEVTILWQTDELRQHKPTVLDEVRNGLYYFDQTLFEVLPEIHQEVADNLGKYYPHAAWEVPNFLRFGSWIGGDRDGNPNVTHEVTWETLNRQRRLVLKKYKNVLVDLMKRYSQATTRVEVSEELLTFIEEKEDIYLKEDKKWPNKAEVYRRAFALIIERVKHVGSSELGYKSAEELLEDLYLIKRSLKMHHPAAHELKIIQKLIRQVQLFGFHLATLDIRNHSGEHEAAITEILRKVRITENYAELSEEEKIKILQNILMDPRPVLLLNEDYSADTQEMIKVFQMIKEAHEEFGKRSISVYLVSMTKSPSDLLEVLVLAKEAGIYRLHADGTLESHLNVAPLLETIDDLVAGPKIMETLFEMPLYRNHLKILGDQQEIMLGYSDGSKDGGTLTANWKLYRAQIEIHKMAKQYNIGLKFFHGRGGSLGRGGGPLNKSILSQPAETIGDGVKITEQGEVLSSRYLLEDIAYRSLEQATSTLLLAATHVSKESGYHRDPIWEETIEEIAGISLGKYQSLVFGDPDFLTYFNEATPLRELGDLNIGSRPMSRKNRGRFEDLRAIPWVFAWTQSRQLLPAWYAAGTGLDTFASKSAENLQLLQQMYEKWPFFRSTIDNLHMALMKADITTAKEYLTLVQDKAIADRIFTNILEEYERTKAILLKITGDNELLDHTPNIQESVHRRNPYVDPLNHLQVELIKELRKQEGENDELLTQVLLTISGISAGLRNTG, from the coding sequence ATGGCAACAGAATTAAAAGTAAATGACAGCAGTCTTCCGTTGCGTCGCGATGTGAAATTACTTGGAAAAATGCTTGGTGAAATTCTTGTCAATCATGGTGGATCTGAATTATTCGAAAAAGTAGAGAAAATTAGATTGATGTCAAAGACTTTAAGAACTCACTTTGATCAAGAAATTTATACTAATTTAAAAGATGAAATCGCTAATCTAAGCTCTCCGATGAGAAAGCAAATTATCCGTGCTTTTTCTATGTATTTCCATTTGATAAACGCAGCTGAACAAAACCATCGTATCAGAAGACGGAGGGAATATCAGCTTCAAGATGATAATATTGTACAGCCTGCATCCATTGAGAGTGCGATTCTTTCACTAAAAGAGAATGATATTAATGAAGATGTGATTCAAAAAGTTTTACATACGCTATCCTTAGAATTAGTAATCACGGCTCATCCAACTGAGGCGACTAAGCGCTCCATTCTTGAAATTCAACAGCGAATTGCGGACATCTTAAAAAGTCTAGATCATCCTTTGTTAACTAGCAGGGAAAGAAAAAAGCTTGAAGAAAGCTTGTTTAATGAAGTGACGATTCTATGGCAAACCGATGAACTACGTCAGCATAAGCCTACTGTGTTGGATGAAGTAAGAAATGGATTGTATTATTTTGATCAAACACTTTTTGAGGTGCTTCCGGAGATACACCAGGAAGTTGCCGACAATTTAGGTAAGTATTATCCTCATGCTGCATGGGAAGTTCCTAATTTCCTTCGTTTCGGTTCATGGATCGGCGGAGACCGTGACGGCAACCCGAATGTTACCCATGAGGTCACATGGGAAACCTTAAATAGACAAAGAAGATTGGTACTAAAGAAGTACAAGAATGTATTAGTCGATCTAATGAAGAGGTACAGCCAGGCTACTACACGTGTAGAGGTTAGTGAAGAATTACTTACTTTTATCGAAGAAAAAGAAGATATTTACTTAAAAGAAGACAAAAAGTGGCCAAATAAAGCGGAAGTGTATCGTCGGGCCTTCGCACTGATTATTGAACGAGTTAAGCATGTGGGATCCTCAGAATTAGGATATAAGTCTGCAGAGGAATTATTAGAAGACTTATATCTTATTAAAAGAAGTTTAAAGATGCATCACCCTGCAGCGCATGAATTAAAAATTATTCAGAAGCTGATTCGTCAAGTTCAGTTATTTGGATTCCATTTAGCAACATTGGATATCCGTAACCATAGTGGAGAACACGAAGCGGCTATCACAGAGATTCTTCGTAAAGTAAGAATCACTGAAAACTATGCGGAACTATCCGAAGAAGAAAAAATAAAGATTTTACAAAATATCTTAATGGATCCACGCCCTGTACTACTTTTGAATGAAGATTATTCTGCGGATACGCAAGAAATGATTAAAGTATTCCAAATGATTAAAGAGGCACATGAAGAGTTTGGGAAACGTTCCATTTCTGTCTACCTTGTTAGTATGACTAAATCACCAAGTGACTTGCTTGAAGTTTTAGTCCTAGCTAAAGAGGCGGGAATTTATCGACTTCACGCAGACGGCACTTTAGAAAGTCATTTAAATGTAGCTCCATTGCTGGAGACAATTGATGACCTTGTTGCTGGTCCTAAGATTATGGAAACCCTCTTTGAAATGCCATTGTACCGCAATCATTTGAAGATTTTAGGGGATCAACAGGAAATCATGCTAGGATACTCTGATGGTAGCAAGGATGGTGGAACACTTACTGCCAACTGGAAGCTATATAGAGCCCAAATTGAAATTCATAAAATGGCTAAGCAGTATAATATTGGCCTTAAATTCTTCCACGGACGCGGTGGTTCGCTTGGTCGTGGCGGCGGTCCATTAAACAAGAGCATCTTATCTCAACCGGCTGAAACCATTGGAGATGGTGTAAAAATTACCGAACAGGGGGAAGTATTATCGTCAAGGTATTTACTTGAGGATATTGCTTACCGTAGTTTAGAGCAGGCGACTTCTACCTTACTGCTTGCAGCAACACATGTATCAAAAGAGTCAGGATATCACCGCGATCCTATTTGGGAAGAAACCATTGAAGAAATTGCGGGTATTTCTTTAGGGAAATATCAATCATTGGTGTTTGGAGATCCAGACTTCTTAACATACTTTAATGAAGCAACACCATTAAGGGAATTAGGTGACCTAAATATTGGATCAAGACCAATGAGTAGAAAAAATAGAGGTCGTTTTGAGGATTTAAGGGCAATCCCGTGGGTGTTTGCGTGGACTCAAAGCAGGCAATTGCTTCCTGCATGGTATGCTGCTGGAACTGGACTAGACACTTTTGCTTCAAAAAGTGCTGAAAATCTCCAGCTCTTACAACAAATGTATGAGAAGTGGCCATTTTTCCGATCAACGATTGATAATTTACACATGGCGTTAATGAAAGCTGATATTACCACTGCAAAGGAATATTTAACTCTTGTTCAAGATAAAGCAATAGCAGATAGAATTTTTACAAATATTTTAGAAGAATATGAAAGAACGAAAGCTATCTTATTGAAAATAACAGGGGATAATGAATTGCTGGATCATACTCCAAATATTCAAGAATCGGTTCATCGACGAAATCCTTATGTTGACCCATTAAACCACCTTCAAGTTGAGTTAATTAAAGAATTAAGGAAGCAAGAAGGAGAGAATGATGAATTACTCACACAAGTTCTTCTAACTATAAGTGGTATATCTGCTGGATTAAGGAATACTGGCTGA
- a CDS encoding cadherin-like beta sandwich domain-containing protein, with protein MFPKKSKKRITMFMIASIVGIGNYSYIPTAFAESTVVVQENESWNTLSNLQIEGVKLDRDFTTSVNEYSANVDNQTKVMTLLVESENPDSVITINDTPINSSIAGTFSLQTGVNKFLITVTDGTHPANTYTLTVTRKQNGNNLLKNIELSNGKLSPIFSSDMSAYDVEVANDVPFLTITPTAAESTSSIQVNGSSLKGDSTTEELPVGKTVILIVVTAENGETRTYTLNVIRDGSSISKSANASQNNRTNSFLPTMNQQSNNTVSTVAAKVSKATLSSLTVNEGTWDSEFSANEFTYHVAVDSNVDSITIAPKANYSSTTILIEGSTSKTIMLDDDNKTVISVVVSYSDDDRKTYVLVIDRKA; from the coding sequence ATGTTTCCGAAGAAATCAAAAAAACGAATAACCATGTTCATGATTGCTTCTATAGTTGGAATTGGGAATTATTCTTACATACCTACAGCTTTTGCTGAAAGTACAGTTGTTGTACAGGAGAATGAATCTTGGAATACACTTTCAAACTTGCAAATTGAAGGGGTTAAACTCGATCGTGATTTTACAACAAGTGTGAATGAATACTCCGCCAATGTTGACAACCAGACAAAGGTAATGACTCTACTCGTTGAAAGTGAAAATCCAGATTCTGTTATTACAATTAATGACACGCCGATAAATAGCAGTATAGCTGGCACATTTTCACTTCAAACAGGAGTAAATAAATTCCTCATTACAGTTACTGACGGTACCCATCCAGCGAACACCTACACCCTTACCGTCACTAGAAAACAAAACGGTAATAATCTCTTGAAAAATATTGAATTATCAAATGGAAAGCTATCACCAATCTTTTCATCTGACATGTCGGCGTATGATGTGGAAGTAGCAAACGACGTACCTTTTCTTACGATCACACCTACTGCAGCTGAATCCACATCAAGCATTCAGGTAAATGGGTCTAGCTTAAAAGGAGATAGTACCACCGAAGAATTACCAGTCGGAAAAACGGTCATACTTATTGTGGTTACCGCAGAAAATGGTGAAACAAGGACCTATACATTAAATGTGATCAGAGATGGATCGTCTATCTCGAAATCAGCCAACGCATCCCAAAATAATAGAACCAATTCTTTTCTACCAACCATGAACCAACAAAGTAATAACACCGTTAGCACCGTAGCAGCTAAAGTCAGTAAAGCAACTCTTTCTTCATTAACAGTTAATGAAGGTACATGGGACAGTGAATTTTCTGCTAATGAATTTACGTATCATGTGGCTGTTGACAGTAATGTTGATTCGATCACAATAGCCCCAAAAGCAAACTACAGCAGTACCACCATTTTAATTGAAGGTAGCACAAGCAAAACCATTATGTTAGATGACGATAACAAAACGGTTATTTCTGTTGTGGTATCTTACAGTGATGATGATCGGAAAACCTATGTACTAGTCATTGATAGAAAAGCATAA
- a CDS encoding CoxG family protein, which yields MPSELQHVELDIPIDVIWRFIRDPSNWAPLVPGYIQHAEVNDNQIFWEFKSDFLGIMKKKVSLIIDNIEWNEPARVSFELKRSNDKYLGEGYFEAKAINRNKTRVTGFLEINATGPMGTLANTLFKKAIQKSDEEVAVAISTKLEEFNRR from the coding sequence ATGCCAAGTGAATTACAACATGTAGAATTAGATATCCCAATTGATGTAATCTGGAGATTTATTCGGGATCCAAGTAACTGGGCACCATTGGTTCCGGGTTATATTCAACATGCAGAAGTAAACGACAACCAAATCTTCTGGGAGTTCAAAAGTGACTTCCTAGGCATTATGAAGAAAAAGGTTAGTTTAATTATTGACAATATTGAGTGGAATGAGCCGGCAAGGGTAAGCTTTGAATTAAAACGTTCTAATGATAAATATTTAGGTGAAGGTTATTTCGAAGCAAAAGCAATAAATAGAAATAAAACACGAGTGACAGGGTTCCTTGAAATTAATGCCACCGGTCCTATGGGAACGCTTGCTAATACACTCTTTAAAAAAGCCATTCAAAAATCCGATGAAGAAGTGGCAGTAGCTATTTCTACTAAATTAGAAGAATTTAATAGAAGGTAG
- a CDS encoding TetR/AcrR family transcriptional regulator produces MNHSVTNLDVNSTKYKILEASIELFSHKGFSAVSVRELTKVVGIKESALYNHFKSKDEILEWIYALFRKHHTKTRPNLETLEAISKSVTINQFLTRGIIHFKLAVEEPLHEKMWRILNIEQFRDQRAREIIMNDVYNGTIDFLETAFEYFIKEGKLSQQNARILAIEYQYPLFTMMTEYLLLKYDNIDTREVESKMENHLNFFLASIC; encoded by the coding sequence ATGAATCATTCAGTAACAAACCTTGATGTAAACAGTACAAAATATAAAATCCTTGAGGCTTCAATTGAACTATTTTCTCATAAAGGTTTTTCTGCCGTATCCGTTCGGGAGCTTACCAAAGTCGTTGGGATTAAAGAAAGTGCTTTATATAATCACTTTAAGTCAAAGGATGAAATATTAGAATGGATTTATGCGTTATTTCGTAAACATCATACTAAAACAAGACCTAATCTGGAAACACTAGAGGCAATTAGTAAAAGTGTGACAATCAACCAATTTTTAACTCGGGGGATCATTCATTTTAAACTGGCTGTTGAAGAACCCTTGCACGAAAAAATGTGGAGAATACTAAATATTGAGCAATTCCGTGACCAAAGGGCAAGAGAGATCATCATGAATGATGTATACAATGGAACCATTGATTTCTTGGAAACGGCGTTTGAGTACTTCATCAAGGAAGGAAAGCTTAGTCAGCAAAATGCAAGAATTTTGGCCATAGAGTATCAGTATCCGTTATTTACTATGATGACAGAATATCTGCTTCTGAAGTATGACAACATAGACACTAGAGAAGTAGAATCCAAGATGGAGAACCATCTCAACTTTTTTCTTGCATCCATTTGTTAG
- a CDS encoding CPBP family intramembrane glutamic endopeptidase produces MFLFSYILLGSFTPPEVMFQKLPLWAASIALVLFPISNGLVETPTYIGYALPRIKERSGKLWLAILLSGLFLAFQHVALPLVFDGPYVMWRFLSFLPLALILGLIYSRTNRLLPIAIAHFLMDLQLVVQLLLMTMK; encoded by the coding sequence TTGTTTCTATTCTCTTATATATTATTAGGATCCTTTACACCACCAGAAGTGATGTTTCAAAAACTTCCATTGTGGGCCGCATCAATAGCCCTAGTTTTGTTTCCCATATCGAATGGTCTTGTGGAAACACCCACATATATTGGCTACGCACTTCCAAGGATAAAGGAAAGGTCAGGAAAACTGTGGTTAGCCATTCTACTATCGGGATTGTTCTTAGCTTTCCAACATGTTGCCTTACCATTAGTTTTTGATGGACCTTACGTGATGTGGCGGTTTTTATCCTTTTTACCATTAGCTCTGATTTTAGGGTTAATTTACTCTAGAACTAATCGCTTATTGCCCATTGCGATTGCTCATTTTCTTATGGACCTTCAGCTTGTGGTACAGCTTTTGTTAATGACAATGAAATAA
- a CDS encoding MBL fold metallo-hydrolase, whose protein sequence is MNKFVCTTCGTQYPNSPLPPSSCMICEEERQYVNPNGQDWTTLEKLIESQKYKNNILLEEENLYSITTSPSFGIGQTAYLIKGNDFNVLWDCITYIDERTIEEIQQMGGINAIALSHPHYYSAQIEWAKAFDVPIYIHEDDKEWIVNPSDHIILWSGEKLVLHEGMTIHRLGGHFKGGAVLHWEDGNEGKGVLLTGDIIQVVADRRWVSFMYSYPNLIPLPAKTVREIAEKVKPLSFNRIYNAFHKTVKEDANQSVQLSADRYIRAVQGELFQT, encoded by the coding sequence GTGAATAAATTTGTGTGCACAACTTGTGGAACACAATATCCAAACTCCCCACTGCCTCCTAGCTCTTGCATGATTTGTGAGGAGGAAAGACAATATGTAAACCCGAATGGGCAAGACTGGACAACATTAGAGAAGTTAATTGAGTCACAAAAATATAAAAATAATATTCTATTAGAAGAGGAAAACTTGTACAGTATCACCACGTCACCTTCTTTTGGAATCGGTCAAACTGCTTACCTCATCAAAGGAAATGACTTTAATGTATTATGGGATTGTATAACCTATATTGATGAAAGAACGATTGAGGAGATTCAGCAAATGGGAGGCATTAACGCGATTGCTCTTTCCCACCCTCATTATTATTCAGCACAGATTGAGTGGGCAAAAGCATTTGATGTCCCTATATACATCCATGAGGATGACAAGGAGTGGATTGTGAATCCAAGTGATCATATTATTCTATGGTCTGGAGAAAAGCTGGTCTTACATGAGGGAATGACTATTCACAGATTAGGCGGACATTTTAAAGGTGGAGCAGTTTTACATTGGGAGGATGGAAACGAAGGGAAGGGCGTCCTTTTAACAGGAGATATCATCCAAGTAGTGGCAGATAGAAGGTGGGTAAGCTTTATGTATAGTTATCCTAACTTGATTCCATTACCTGCTAAAACAGTTAGAGAAATAGCAGAGAAGGTTAAGCCTTTATCATTTAATCGAATTTATAATGCCTTTCATAAGACTGTAAAGGAAGATGCAAATCAATCTGTTCAATTATCAGCAGATCGATATATTAGGGCAGTTCAAGGAGAATTGTTCCAAACCTAA
- a CDS encoding YitT family protein yields MILEVTELKFFQYCLFFLGLTFFGLGNAIAVKVKYLGLHPWEVLNVALYEHFGLTIGTWGVVCGLILILVSFFVARSYINIGTILNALCIGPIMDFFLWLDILPKATHTWMDYIILLVAIVTTGIGGGMYVAAGIGAGPRDGFMLSISDKTRLSVSQARIIVESMVLIVGFLLSGPVFIATFVYTFIQSPVFQRSLKLFRSLVETLKKRKEHQPESIIL; encoded by the coding sequence ATGATTTTGGAGGTAACTGAATTGAAATTCTTTCAGTATTGTTTGTTCTTCTTAGGGTTAACCTTTTTTGGCTTAGGCAACGCGATTGCGGTTAAAGTCAAATATCTTGGTCTACATCCGTGGGAAGTCCTAAATGTTGCTCTTTATGAGCATTTTGGTTTGACCATTGGTACATGGGGTGTTGTCTGTGGTTTAATTCTAATCCTCGTTTCGTTCTTTGTGGCTAGAAGCTATATTAATATTGGGACGATCTTAAATGCTTTGTGCATAGGACCCATAATGGATTTTTTCCTTTGGCTGGATATTCTTCCGAAGGCAACACACACTTGGATGGATTACATTATTTTATTGGTTGCTATAGTTACTACCGGGATTGGTGGCGGGATGTATGTGGCCGCAGGAATTGGCGCTGGCCCTCGTGATGGATTTATGCTTTCCATTTCTGATAAAACAAGACTGTCTGTAAGCCAAGCAAGGATCATCGTAGAAAGTATGGTTTTAATTGTGGGCTTTTTATTAAGCGGCCCGGTGTTTATTGCCACTTTTGTTTACACATTCATTCAAAGTCCGGTTTTTCAACGCTCATTAAAGCTGTTCCGTTCCCTGGTTGAAACGCTAAAAAAACGAAAAGAGCATCAACCAGAAAGCATTATTCTTTAA
- a CDS encoding MFS transporter: MKNNKLSYLLGSMISNFGDGIQQIAIMWYIYHLTGEALSIGVMIAIYYLPSILLTPLVSVYVDHHHSKIIVVMTDIFRFIIVLTMSIFILLHFESTLLIYFLQFLLAVCYTIYKPAEQSFIKESFQDRDIPFVISKSSSLNEGALIAGSAVSGVLLIKLSLSLSFLINSLTFLLAAILYYLVKQINTKQKKQSKIQYYSELISGWDFIKNREGMRYLLFLSILNSISIQMTTTILLPLAKVFKGGSGLYSVFDISFAVGGILAGIVVTYFLKKYKQWSIVITMMGMATTAGLIYFNSYKMTAVIFIFVLGLFTMSHLIITQTLIQLNSTKEYIGRVVGLRTILASIVKITSALTTGFLISKIGVSHIFLLFSLIIIASCFTLKGLKKVNVSNITEY, translated from the coding sequence ATGAAAAACAACAAATTATCTTATTTACTAGGTTCGATGATTAGTAACTTTGGAGACGGCATCCAGCAAATTGCTATAATGTGGTATATCTATCATTTAACAGGTGAAGCACTTTCAATAGGTGTGATGATTGCCATTTATTATTTACCAAGTATTTTGCTAACACCACTTGTATCCGTTTATGTTGATCATCATCATTCAAAAATCATTGTCGTCATGACAGACATCTTTCGTTTCATTATTGTACTAACCATGTCAATATTCATCCTATTACATTTTGAATCAACGCTTTTGATCTATTTTTTACAGTTTCTATTAGCTGTCTGCTACACCATTTACAAACCTGCCGAGCAGTCTTTCATAAAAGAATCATTTCAAGATAGAGATATTCCCTTTGTTATCTCCAAATCTTCATCACTCAATGAAGGTGCACTAATTGCAGGCTCAGCAGTTTCAGGAGTTCTGCTGATAAAATTGTCTTTATCTCTTAGCTTCCTAATTAATTCGCTTACATTTTTACTAGCTGCCATTCTCTATTATTTGGTGAAGCAGATTAATACCAAACAAAAGAAACAGAGTAAAATTCAATACTACTCAGAGCTGATTTCCGGATGGGATTTTATCAAGAATCGGGAGGGAATGAGATACCTCCTTTTTTTATCCATATTAAATAGCATTAGTATCCAAATGACTACAACCATTCTTTTACCGTTAGCAAAGGTATTTAAGGGAGGCAGCGGATTATATTCGGTGTTTGATATTTCTTTTGCAGTAGGGGGAATACTCGCAGGAATCGTTGTTACATATTTTTTGAAAAAATATAAACAATGGTCGATTGTTATTACCATGATGGGGATGGCAACAACAGCGGGTTTAATATATTTTAATAGTTATAAAATGACAGCTGTTATTTTCATATTTGTTCTTGGATTATTTACGATGTCCCACTTAATTATTACTCAAACACTAATCCAATTGAATTCAACAAAAGAGTATATTGGGAGAGTCGTTGGACTAAGAACGATTTTAGCCTCCATCGTAAAAATTACATCTGCCCTAACAACAGGGTTTTTAATATCGAAAATTGGAGTAAGTCATATATTCCTTTTATTTTCGCTTATTATTATTGCTAGCTGTTTTACTTTAAAGGGTTTAAAAAAAGTAAATGTTTCTAATATAACGGAGTACTAG
- a CDS encoding CehA/McbA family metallohydrolase: protein MTASYSTKIDGVLQAPSFSLPLELEFDYDWLELTISFSVKGWYSILLWDPEQKLRAQLLVMNEPKTILISQSSKYTSFGAVSGKLGTGTWTLEILSPPSSENRQYTVDYVGGFGQKDGNNVEGSTWSKDGMAKGFLLTDYQIDQVFNTETRWYKGDFHTHTTESDGKMTPKNGMVQARKMNLDFFVATDHNILPTKWLDDEIMVIPGVEITSSKGHFNALGLTKWVDWRPSCADGGMETEEGMNRIIHEVKATEAIVSINHPMLKPWEWQYRQTLLADIDVIEIWNDPTYKDNPEATEQALLLWNTLWNDGYRMYGIGGSDSHLLPTESYEEGGPPSVIGDPATFVYCEGLTARSVLNGVKRGRAYVSRGPEFIINIIVDGISYLPGSNLSDCFGDKEEVEVWYEILLMKTPVNASLHWIKDGQSVKDIKIAEGKIIQNQFTLKKSEVNWIRFEIRSEDGELLSLVNPIFNGEKTPTLSTWGDLLDTVDFS from the coding sequence TTGACTGCTTCGTACTCAACAAAGATTGACGGTGTGTTACAGGCACCGTCTTTCTCTTTACCGCTTGAACTAGAGTTTGATTATGACTGGCTTGAATTAACTATTTCTTTTTCCGTTAAAGGGTGGTATTCAATTTTACTATGGGATCCTGAGCAAAAGTTGAGGGCCCAATTGCTTGTGATGAATGAACCTAAGACTATATTAATCTCTCAATCTTCTAAGTATACAAGCTTTGGAGCGGTATCTGGTAAACTTGGCACCGGAACTTGGACGCTAGAAATTCTTAGTCCTCCGTCTTCTGAAAATCGCCAATATACGGTTGATTATGTAGGCGGTTTTGGTCAAAAGGATGGAAATAATGTGGAAGGTTCTACTTGGTCGAAGGACGGAATGGCTAAGGGTTTTCTCTTAACCGATTATCAAATAGATCAGGTGTTCAATACAGAAACACGATGGTATAAAGGGGATTTTCATACACATACAACGGAATCAGATGGAAAGATGACACCTAAAAATGGGATGGTGCAAGCTAGAAAAATGAATTTAGATTTCTTTGTAGCTACCGACCATAATATTCTGCCGACAAAATGGCTTGATGATGAAATCATGGTGATTCCAGGTGTGGAAATTACTTCTTCGAAAGGACACTTTAATGCCCTCGGTCTAACCAAATGGGTTGATTGGCGTCCGTCTTGTGCAGATGGCGGTATGGAGACAGAAGAAGGCATGAACCGAATTATCCATGAGGTCAAGGCAACTGAGGCCATTGTCAGCATAAATCATCCGATGCTTAAGCCTTGGGAGTGGCAGTATCGTCAGACTTTGTTAGCTGATATAGATGTAATCGAAATCTGGAATGACCCAACCTACAAGGATAACCCGGAAGCGACAGAACAGGCACTCTTATTGTGGAATACATTATGGAATGATGGGTATCGGATGTATGGGATAGGTGGTTCCGATTCTCATTTACTGCCTACTGAGTCGTATGAAGAAGGGGGACCTCCATCTGTCATTGGGGACCCTGCAACTTTCGTTTATTGTGAAGGCCTGACAGCCAGGTCTGTATTAAATGGAGTAAAAAGGGGCAGAGCTTATGTATCAAGAGGCCCAGAATTTATAATTAATATTATTGTAGATGGAATCTCTTATCTGCCGGGGAGTAATTTATCAGATTGCTTTGGTGACAAGGAAGAGGTCGAGGTTTGGTACGAGATTTTGCTCATGAAAACCCCAGTAAATGCGAGCCTTCATTGGATTAAAGATGGTCAATCGGTAAAAGATATCAAGATTGCTGAAGGAAAAATTATTCAAAACCAATTTACTCTAAAGAAATCAGAAGTAAACTGGATTCGCTTTGAAATTCGCTCTGAGGATGGGGAATTACTCAGTTTGGTAAATCCGATCTTCAACGGTGAAAAAACACCAACACTATCCACATGGGGAGACCTACTAGATACAGTGGATTTTTCATAG